GTTAGTTATCTCGGCAGTCGCAGGCACATTCCAGTCTGGATCGCCATCGGTAAGTAGAGAGGGACGCTTTTTTGTTCCTGTTATTATAAACTCGTATACttgtttcaaattcaaattcacgTTTCCCTCTCTGGATTTTAGGCGCCGTGATCATGGGACTCGGCTCGATGATATTCATGGTGCCACACTTCACGGCTGAGCCGAATCTCACTACGAACGCCAATAATTCCAGTTCCGATAACATCTGCCGTGGAATATCCTTGCGAGAGCAAGATATGGGTTTGGGTGAGTAATCGTGTACACAAGTTTTATCCTCGGGAATGAATGTGAATAATATTAACGAAATACTGTGTTCAGGCCGACTGTCGACGGGGCTGTCGTCACCGCCGCTGGCACCACACAACAATTTGAGAGGAGACAACTGCATACAGGGCTCTCCGTCGACTGCTGGTCCAGTCATGCTCTTTGTACTAGCTCAGCTTCTGCTGGGCTGCGGAGGTTCGCCTTTGTTTACGCTCGGCACTACGTACATAGACGATCACGTGAGGCCCGAGAGCGCTTCACTGTATATCggtaagcgagtacttataacTAGCAGTGCTTGGTTTTGGACTTTCGTCagtttctttaatttttgtcTTCTACTTGCAGGATGCATGTACAGCATGGCCGCGTTCGGTCCGGTTCTGGGATTTCTGTTGGGCGCGTATCTGCTGTCGTTCCACATGGATTCGTTCTCGAGCACGATAATCAGCATCGGTGAGTATCTCTATACagagctttttctcttttactcGAAATCATCTGCTAATACGTAATATTTGCGTGCGTTTAGATCCAGGAGATCACCGGTGGGTCGGAATGTGGTGGGGCGGATTTCTGCTCTGCGGATTGCTTCTCATATTGGTGGCCATCCCGTTCTTCAGTTTCCCGAAAACTCTGCAAAGAGAAAAGGAAAAGATCAGGATAATCGAGAAAAGCAAGCCACCGACGAACAAAGAGAAAGATCAGGGCAAGGAGCCCAAAAAGTCCCAGATGTCCGACGACACGGGCTATGGAAAGGATGTGAAGGGTAAGCtcgaaattattataaaaagaaaatcaaacaGACAAGAAAAAAACTAACCCCGAAATTGCTTTTCTAGACATTCCGCGGAGCATGTGGCGACTGGTGTGCAATCCGGTGTACGTGGTAACGTGTCTCGGTGCCTGTATGGAGCTCGTGATCGTCTCAGGCTTCGTGGTCTTCCTGCCTAAATACCTGGAGACGCAGTTCAGCCTGGGCAAGAGTCAAGCCTCGATCTTCACCGGTTCGATAGCCATTCCGGGCGCGTGCATAGGAATATTTTTCGGCGGCTGTCTGCTCAAGCGACTCGAGCTTAGACCGAAGGGCGCCGTACAGTTCGTCCTCGTGTCCAACGTCATATGCCTCGTGTGCTACGGATTGCTATTCTTCCTCGGCTGCGACAACGTCAAGATGGCCGGGACGACCATTCCTTACTTCAACAGTAGCAGCAAGGGCCCCGAACCCTTTCAGGTTAACCTCACTGCCGCCTGCAACTTTGGTTGCGAGTGCCGTATGACGGACGTCGAGCCAGTTTGCGGCAACAACGGCCTCACGTACTTTAGCCCCTGTCATGCCGGCTGCACTGCCTTTAGCTCCAAGTCCAACTTTACCAACTGTGCTTGTAAGTTCGCTGTTATACATACTCGATGGCGCTCGAGAATCGtgtttcaattttatttcgcTTTTCCTCAGGTATACACGGCAACTTGACCGTCGTCCCGCCAGCAGCCCCCGAATTCGCTGAAGTAACAGTGGTGCCTGTTGCTACGGCTGGTCCATGCACATCACCCTGTAAAACGATATttccatttttaattttactgttCTTCATGACGTTCGTCGTGGCAGTTACGCAGATGCCACTTCTTATGATAGTTTTAAGGTAAAAATGATCCTTACCGACTTAGCTCTCTTCGTCACAACGTATAAAAGTAACCGCTGGTCATTCATTCTCCTAGGTCCGTGTCGGAGGAAGAAAGATCTTTTGCTTTGGGAATGCAATTCGTAATATTTCGACTGTTTGGCTATATTCCCGCGCCAATTTTGTTTGGAAACCTCATCGATTCTACGTGTTTGCTGTGGAAGAGCACTTGCGGCGAAAAGGGTGGTCGCTGTCTTCTCTACGATATCGAACAGTTTCGATACAGGTGCGTACTCGAGtaaattttctctttcaatacattttattaaacGTGGTGTATCTTTTAGGTACGTTGGACTGTGCTGTGGTATAAAGATTTTGGCGTTGGCCCTGTTCCTCGTCGACTGGTGGCTAGTGAGAAGAAGAAAGCAACTTGAGGATCAGATGCCGTCAATGACCGTGAACGAACTCGTTGGATCCATAATTAGTCTCGATAAACGTGAGttgttttatcaaataaaataatattttcgtcGCACGagtgttaataaaaataattcaatctCGCACAGTGTTTGAAGAAAAACCTCACCATCCACACGCGCACGAGGGTGAACACACAAATCTGCCAAACTCCGAGGTTCCTACGCCGTCGTCGATAATCTCGTCTCCCACAGAGGCGACCAAGTCCACAAATCTCGAGGAAACCGAATCACTAGCGACGACGCGCGCCTCCCAGGATTCCAAGAGCGTCCCAGACGTCTCCGACACCAGGCAATCGCTCCTGGCTGAGCCCGAGCCCGACGTCATCACTAAGCCGCCCTCGATCGCCGCCGATAGTCTCAACCGAAAGGTTTAATGTTACTGACTTCTTTCATCTGCTCCATTATACGTGAAACGATTCGAGAGACTCCGACGCGCCTCTATTTTTATTCTCATACACGTCCACTTGACTGTACGTAAGTGCGAGTCCACTCTAtcaatttaaacaaataatgtACATATCCTCAGTTCACGTCGGTGAATTTACTTTAAATGCCTCACGAGCGTGCGAGCAACACGATgaacaaacaaaatatatatcaCTAGGCAATACGGTTTTGTTTTTCACGAAAGTTGAGGGAAGAAACTACTCGGTAGTATAATGGTCTATATCCGACGCCGTAAGATGCGCGCGGAGAAGTGAACATTTCGCCTCGTCCGACTCGAAACTCCGGCGAGTCAAGCCTTGCGGGAGCGAAATGAACAATACATAACTGTAAATACATAACTGAAGATAAAGAAACTCCTGCCTTAATGAAAGATGTAAGACTAGACGAACTTATATGATGTAAAGTTTAATAGATTAAGACGACGGAGCTAACGATTTAAATTACTCGTAGACTCATTGCAACACTAACgtcttgataaaaaaaaaaacaactaacaaaaactaaactatttttcttctcttcttttctttgcTTTCTTTAACAGGAGACGTagatttctaaaaaaaaatgaaaaaaaaattagtcaaTATAGCGTAGTCgagataataataacaattactAGAATTTACATGTATACCGATAAATAATGTAACTGGGCAGAACaacttgtaaaataattttcattatacaCTTCCTTTCTTTGTAACAAAGCCAGTTGAttgctgaattttttgaagTTCATCCATAAGAAGCCATGCAAAGCTCCTATTGATTATCAATGAAGTTATTCTTCGTTTAGAAgtaagataaataatttacgagCTTCTGTACAGGACTGAGGGACTTGTAGAGTGTGTCAGAGTTTAAGAAAGATCCAAGGTACAGCAGTACTTCGAAGCACGAAATATGATCCCACTACGAACTGAAAGTCAATGATGTAACATATTCAAAAGCTTAACGAGCTTTGATGCTGTCGTTGAAACGCGAGATCTAATCTACTAGTTTTCTACCTAAACATCACTTTGATTGAGttttaataacaaatattACATTACGATActtgtgacttaaatggttcttttttacacggcgcagtaaGCACCCGAGCatagcgagggcgctaagcgccgtgtaaaactgaaccatttaaatcaagagtatcgtataaaattttatagcacagactactaaaatccgcaagtctcgcctattcgtgactaaagtaatccttatttgcaccgtgaggttgaAGTAGTCCTTATTCGCACCGTGATacacacggtgcaaaaaaggactactttagtcacagataggcgtgacttaacagcggattttagccacactgtgttATAAACTATATTAACTTGCTCAGGTATACAAAAAAAGTACTGGTGATAAAAATAaggtgaaaattttattgttctCTAACTCTAGAAGCCTAATTGTTGTCAAGGTCTTTGCTTCTAGATCGAAGAGCACGTTAAATTTGTACTTGAAATATACTCGAAATTGGATATTGTTAAAATTATCGCCGTTTGTTTTTCACACTCGATTGTTCAAATATCACAGTTATGAATTATACGACTTTCGGcaatattgtatttttgtGACATGCACTGCTGAAACCTTTCATAGTCCTTCGATACGAATCCGTTGAACAAGTAGACTGTACACGTACACGGCACTATAGCCCTTGTGGACTTTCCCTCTTCGAGTATCGAACCTTAGCCGCTTGGCCTTTTTACTGTCAATTTCTCAGCTAGCACTCGTTAGCGCAATATAAGCGATTATTTTTAGGATAATTTTTCAGTCCGCTTTAGGGCTAGAGACTTGGCCTTCTTTGAATTCAATCGTCGATGGATAAAATTACAAACGGGCGCTGTTAAATGTTTCAACGAAAGATTTGTTTTAATCGTAGTTTAACGATATTTGTGCAATTTCTCTCTGTTAGTCGTGATTTCTGCTAATCTTCGCTGTTTGTTATCAAATATTTGAaaagtgtaaatattttaatattttattttgttaataattgtatgtGATAAGGTCAATATCAGAAGATAAATTTGCAGAAGAATGCAATCGtttgaatttgttttttttttaaactcgaTTAAAGCATAGAAAAAGTCTATGAAAAAGACGATAGAATTTAAAGCAGGGTATAGAATATgaacaagaaaaaatatatataaaaaagtgtGCTGTGAATAGGTGGAAATTACACGACGACTAATCAAATTGAATTAAAACACGATGTTTTAATGCGTCGTTTAAACGATTGTCGACGGTCaatatacataaaatagtTGATTGAtaaaatactaaatctatTATATATCCAGAGCTATGCTGCGTATGTACATAAATAGTTGTATAAAGTATAAACTGaatttatatgcatatacTGTAAAAAAGAGATGCGAAATAATGAGATTGTTGTTGGGAATCGATGTTTTTCCGATTTTTACTGTATCATGTGTCTGAGACTGTCTCGGACTCGATGGATAATGTCTAGTGGTCCTCGTAGTAGAAGAAATTTGTGAATCTCGGCTTACGAGTAGTTCACCCAACGTATCGACTATGTTACTTAAATACTCGTTTATTCAAAAGCCTTGTTTTATTCtcatttttcttaaaattactTTATCTTACTAGCGCTACGGTTTATTGTACGTCCTATCGATGTATGcgtattttttatcattattattatgaatattaataCATAATTATTATCACTATTATTACTATGATTATCATcattactattattttactatttcAGTTGTGCACaatattgaattatgcatTACTCCGATAGATAATTTAGGGTAGTAAAAGTGCAGTGTGATGTTATACTGATGTTTTTTGAATACAGTTATTGTGTGTAACATTCCCTGGCTGATATGCAAGTGAAAGCAAAGCGATGAGATTGTTTGTAAAAAGAAATTACGTTTGCGATCAATGCGAGCAAGCAAAGCAAGATTATAAAAGGATGAAAATgttatgtacatatatacacaatgTATAAACTGCTTATAGATGTAATGTATTTTTTGTAGGGACCATAATGTTTAAGCAAAGCACGAGATGCAATGATGTTACGTATGAGAAACTCTTATTGGTAATTGGATTTGTGGCTTACACAATGTTATCTTTGATGATTATGCGAAGGCAATATCTGCGAGTTGAGCGTATAATATACTCCGAAGTTCCTGAAATTTGCCAGCGTAATAAGGAGTTATGAGAGCATTACATGCTGTTTTTACGACACAAAGAAATTTTATGATTTCAGGAACTATTTTTTGGctatttattttctctttttttatctaAAGGAAAAACATAATAGATTGGCACAGCTCGAATCAAGTTAAATCGGCGAACTTTTTAACGTTTTACCTTGAAGTTTAATAATTCGGCTTATATATTCGTACTCTTTGAAAGAGATGTTATCTCAGTTTTCTTAGATTATTCCAAATCAAATAACGCTACGAtaaatactaaaaataaagattctaACAATCATATTGTAAATCAAGCTTTGTTTAACTAACGAAATGATTatctcaaaataaaaaaatcgcacCAGAATTTCTTGGGCATAGTAtacgaaaacaaaaattccaGTCGACTCTCCGCTACACTTCGAAGTGAGCAATTTTGTAAAGAGTGCACGCGGAATTTTCGTATAAAAACTATTTCGTATCAAGATAATGCCTCTATACTACCGCATACACATAcaagaacgagagagagagagagagagagttaggTTCTAGAGAACGGAAAGCGCGAGAGGAGCTAGTTAAAGTTTGCGATGCGTttgattataatattatacaaaaaGAATATAATGTGAATGCCTTGAGAGACGCAATGATTACGCGAAGCACGGCTGAGAAACGGAGAGCGAGTATTAAAGCGTTGGCTGTATCGAGAAGAGAGTTGTGCGTGAAATAAAGTGTAAGAGATGTTGAAACTATAAAAAAGGGCCGTTCACTGAATTTCCATATATACCCAACGTACGCCTATAGAACAAGTCAAattgcgcgcgctcggccaGTACAGTAGCGCCTCGCGCGTCGCCTGTCCGAGTCAGGCACACTATACGGTCATCCGCAACTCGACATAAAGGGGCTCTCGGCTCTCCCTCAGTTGGCCCAGCAGACTCACCGAGGACGCGCGTACGTCCGTCCGTAAGGCAGTATATATCTCAATCCTCTCCTCGCCGAGCATCGCATATCTGCATATATATAcgcaaatacacacacacacacaatagTCCAGTGCAGTCGTGCTCGCGAGTGCCTTTTGCCGATATTACATTACAAAGCATCGATCCTCTCTGTGTGGCCGCGCGACTCTCATCAGTTCCGACTGGCTGTTCTCTCGGAAAGAGGAAACAGGCCCTGCTGCGAAGCATCAGAGAGAAGCAGAAGAGCGAGTGTGGCCAGAAGCACATTCTCTCCCTCAGAGCCGAACGCCCCGACGTCTCTTCCATATTCAATGTGTATGGCGAGTCAGGTAGGtcgaaattttttgttttcctctGTTCgcttgtgtatatatatatagtgagtgtactTGGcgagttagagagagagagagagagagagagagaaagaggccaTCAGCTCTCCGCGTGCCATGCTAGAAAGTCGATCGCGCGCTCTCTGCACGCCAAGCGCGCTACTCCCCTCTCGACAGATTTGCCCCCGTTGTCCCGCACGCACGACTCTTCGACTTCGTTCCTTCTCCGACTGTACTTCTATATACGCTAATAACGTCGCTTCTTTCTCGCTTTTAGCGATGATGAGAGTATGGATATATCGGGGACTGCGCGCGGATATGTCGCTCAAAAGTCCAGACGAGGCCGCCTTATTTGGGTTATTGCCCCCTATAGGCGTGTGCCaacgcggctctctctctctctctctctctccttctttctcCCTGGCGGAGAACGTCCTCTTCGTACATGTATATACTCTTATAGTAACTCTGGAGAGCacactatatacatatacataagcACGGCTCGGCAACTcccaatttttttctctaatcgacgagcagctCAGCTTGTTGCTCATCCCGATGAAACGAACGTTTACTCTCTTTGTTCATACAAGCGAATCTCCTGCACAAGAGACTCgctcctaacctcaaaaataaACACTGTTTTGTGTACACCCACACGCCTCTCTTTTTTCTGTGAATTTCCCGTCGTTTGCAATCCCCAGCCACGAGTAACCGCGCGTTGTACACTTTTTCCGTCGCGTGCGCCTATTGCGCGATTCTGCGAAATTTTTATACTCGGAATCGGAGAGCATGGCTGTACACAGTGTCAAAAACATACTGCTATAGTTTCATCCTTGTTCCTGTATACGACAAAAGATATAGCGCAAATATAGGCGTATAATATAACGATTAATTTCCGCTTGCAGTACATGCCGCGCGCAATGACACATCAGCTGATTTTTAACTGCCATTTATCAGACTTATAATGACATGTAGCCAACGAAAAAGCAGGTTTTTTCacttgatatttttatcgttttctcTTCATTTTTCAACGATGATGTCACGTGTCTTGACGTTTCCATTGATAAGCCTTTCCAACTTAACAATTATTTTCCATGCGTAATGTCAATGAATTACGCGAGATACGCGATCCAgggaatttttttaaaaagaaaatcgttAGAATACACTGCACTGGATGATTtgcggaaaaaaattatggaaAAATTAGACCGAGgttagcgcgcgcgagtttcatTTTGTTAAGGATTCGCTATACTTTCCATAATCGTTCACCGCGTTTCTGCGCTACACACTATTATCTTATTCTTGTCAGCCattatattctcttttttAAACGACTGTATGCC
The sequence above is drawn from the Nasonia vitripennis strain AsymCx chromosome 4, Nvit_psr_1.1, whole genome shotgun sequence genome and encodes:
- the LOC100122291 gene encoding solute carrier organic anion transporter family member 5A1 isoform X1, encoding MASSNGTSAASEQQQQQQQQQVPQLPPVAVGHKRNGSSSSMFVGHRRSESSGAGIGAGFMGHKRSESGHRRTESISSPFGHKRSESGHKPTVDSIFGHKRSESGSNYHAGHRRNESMYALTGLYAESGVNSGGEQNEGHDSSGEQPSSSGRLTCDTVIRCHSRNPSSGLVDHRDFIIKCHSRNPSASMVVDRPEKERAQTPPINPDSKDCGILTCRPAFIQRFAGIKVFVFLLSFLVTLQQALSSGYINSVITTIEKRFEIPSSLSGLIASSYEIGNVITVIFVSYLGSRRHIPVWIAIGAVIMGLGSMIFMVPHFTAEPNLTTNANNSSSDNICRGISLREQDMGLGRLSTGLSSPPLAPHNNLRGDNCIQGSPSTAGPVMLFVLAQLLLGCGGSPLFTLGTTYIDDHVRPESASLYIGCMYSMAAFGPVLGFLLGAYLLSFHMDSFSSTIISIDPGDHRWVGMWWGGFLLCGLLLILVAIPFFSFPKTLQREKEKIRIIEKSKPPTNKEKDQGKEPKKSQMSDDTGYGKDVKDIPRSMWRLVCNPVYVVTCLGACMELVIVSGFVVFLPKYLETQFSLGKSQASIFTGSIAIPGACIGIFFGGCLLKRLELRPKGAVQFVLVSNVICLVCYGLLFFLGCDNVKMAGTTIPYFNSSSKGPEPFQVNLTAACNFGCECRMTDVEPVCGNNGLTYFSPCHAGCTAFSSKSNFTNCACIHGNLTVVPPAAPEFAEVTVVPVATAGPCTSPCKTIFPFLILLFFMTFVVAVTQMPLLMIVLRSVSEEERSFALGMQFVIFRLFGYIPAPILFGNLIDSTCLLWKSTCGEKGGRCLLYDIEQFRYRYVGLCCGIKILALALFLVDWWLVRRRKQLEDQMPSMTVNELVGSIISLDKLFEEKPHHPHAHEGEHTNLPNSEVPTPSSIISSPTEATKSTNLEETESLATTRASQDSKSVPDVSDTRQSLLAEPEPDVITKPPSIAADSLNRKV
- the LOC100122291 gene encoding solute carrier organic anion transporter family member 3A1 isoform X2; protein product: MASSNGTSAASEQQQQQQQQQVPQLPPVAVGHKRNGSSSSMFVGHRRSESSGAGIGAGFMGHKRSESGHRRTESISSPFGHKRSESGHKPTVDSIFGHKRSESGSNYHAGHRRNESMYALTGLYAESGVNSGGEQNEGHDSSGEQPSSSGRLTCDTVIRCHSRNPSSGLVDHRPEKERAQTPPINPDSKDCGILTCRPAFIQRFAGIKVFVFLLSFLVTLQQALSSGYINSVITTIEKRFEIPSSLSGLIASSYEIGNVITVIFVSYLGSRRHIPVWIAIGAVIMGLGSMIFMVPHFTAEPNLTTNANNSSSDNICRGISLREQDMGLGRLSTGLSSPPLAPHNNLRGDNCIQGSPSTAGPVMLFVLAQLLLGCGGSPLFTLGTTYIDDHVRPESASLYIGCMYSMAAFGPVLGFLLGAYLLSFHMDSFSSTIISIDPGDHRWVGMWWGGFLLCGLLLILVAIPFFSFPKTLQREKEKIRIIEKSKPPTNKEKDQGKEPKKSQMSDDTGYGKDVKDIPRSMWRLVCNPVYVVTCLGACMELVIVSGFVVFLPKYLETQFSLGKSQASIFTGSIAIPGACIGIFFGGCLLKRLELRPKGAVQFVLVSNVICLVCYGLLFFLGCDNVKMAGTTIPYFNSSSKGPEPFQVNLTAACNFGCECRMTDVEPVCGNNGLTYFSPCHAGCTAFSSKSNFTNCACIHGNLTVVPPAAPEFAEVTVVPVATAGPCTSPCKTIFPFLILLFFMTFVVAVTQMPLLMIVLRSVSEEERSFALGMQFVIFRLFGYIPAPILFGNLIDSTCLLWKSTCGEKGGRCLLYDIEQFRYRYVGLCCGIKILALALFLVDWWLVRRRKQLEDQMPSMTVNELVGSIISLDKLFEEKPHHPHAHEGEHTNLPNSEVPTPSSIISSPTEATKSTNLEETESLATTRASQDSKSVPDVSDTRQSLLAEPEPDVITKPPSIAADSLNRKV